In Pristis pectinata isolate sPriPec2 chromosome 11, sPriPec2.1.pri, whole genome shotgun sequence, the following proteins share a genomic window:
- the pou3f3b gene encoding POU domain, class 3, transcription factor 3-B, which produces MATATSNPYMPSNSILSSNSIVHSDSGGMQQATTYRDPSKMVQSDFMQGAIASNGHMLSHAHQWVTALPHTDAGSPWSSAMSGSPLGQQQQQQQQQQQQQQQQQDVKPSVQVVGRDELHTGAAPLHHHRPPHLPPHQPSHGGHPTAWGATTTAHLPSMGSAVQPLIYSQPGGFTVNGMLSQAGGQSLHPGLRDTPELVDHGQQHHSHDHSDEDTPTSDDLEQFAKQFKQRRIKLGFTQADVGLALGTLYGNVFSQTTICRFEALQLSFKNMCKLKPLLNKWLEEADSSTGSPTSIDKIAAQGRKRKKRTSIEVSVKGALESHFLKCPKPSAQEISTLADSLQLEKEVVRVWFCNRRQKEKRMTPPGGVQQTDDVYSQVGNVNADTPPSHHGLQTAVQ; this is translated from the coding sequence ATGGCGACAGCGACGTCCAATCCCTACATGCCGAGCAATAGCATCTTGTCGTCCAACTCTATCGTGCACAGCGACTCAGGCGGTATGCAGCAGGCGACCACGTACCGGGATCCCTCGAAAATGGTGCAAAGCGATTTCATGCAGGGGGCCATCGCCAGCAACGGCCACATGCTCAGCCATGCACACCAGTGGGTGACGGCGCTGCCGCACACCGATGCCGGCTCGCCCTGGTCCTCGGCCATGTCCGGCAGCCCCTTGggtcaacagcagcagcagcagcagcagcagcagcaacagcagcagcagcaacaggaCGTGAAGCCGTCGGTGCAGGTCGTGGGCCGGGACGAGCTGCACACGGGAGCCGCTCCGCTGCACCACCACCGCCCGCCTCACTTGCCCCCGCACCAGCCGTCTCACGGCGGCCACCCGACCGCCTGGGGGGCGACGACCACGGCTCACCTGCCTTCCATGGGCTCGGCCGTTCAGCCTCTGATCTACTCGCAGCCCGGGGGGTTCACCGTCAACGGCATGCTGAGTCAGGCGGGAGGGCAGAGCCTGCACCCGGGGCTGAGGGACACGCCGGAGCTGGTGGATCACGGGCAGCAGCACCACAGCCACGACCACTCGGACGAGGACACGCCGACCTCGGACGACCTGGAGCAGTTCGCCAAGCAGTTCAAGCAGAGAAGGATCAAGCTGGGCTTCACCCAGGCCGACGTCGGCTTGGCGCTGGGCACCCTGTATGGCAACGTCTTCTCGCAGACCACGATCTGCCGGTTCGAAGCGCTGCAGCTGAGCTTTAAGAACATGTGCAAACTCAAACCTCTGCTGAACAAGTGGCTGGAGGAGGCCGACTCGTCGACCGGCAGCCCCACCAGCATCGACAAGATAGCGGCTCAGGGCAGGAAGAGAAAGAAGCGCACCTCGATCGAGGTCAGTGTCAAGGGAGCTTTGGAGAGCCACTTCTTGAAATGCCCCAAGCCCTCGGCGCAGGAGATCTCGACCCTGGCAGACAGCCTGCAGTTGGAAAAAGAAGTTGTCCGGGTTTGGTTCTGCAATCGGAGGCAGAAGGAGAAACGCATGACGCCGCCGGGAGGAGTGCAGCAGACGGACGATGTGTACTCACAGGTCGGCAATGTAAACGCCGACACACCGCCCTCTCACCATGGACTACAAACCGCCGTGCAGTGA